One Salvia miltiorrhiza cultivar Shanhuang (shh) chromosome 6, IMPLAD_Smil_shh, whole genome shotgun sequence genomic window, ACAAAACCATaaacgagaaaaaaaaaacaaaagaaaaacttAGATTACGATCTTATTCTCACCTTCAACAAGAGAAAAACTATCTGTACATCTTTCTCCAAAAAAGAGGTCCACGCCGATTTATTATTTATGCAGGTAATCTATAAACTCCGTTATATATGATTCATTAGAGAAAAgaaataaccaaaaaaaaaaaaaaatgatgaacaaTTGACAGGTTTCTGGAATCGAGTTTTTCAAGAAGGCGAAATCCGTGAGGCTGAAAAGCCATCACAACAAATTCCTGACGGCCGATTCAGACGAGGAGCACGTGATCCAAGACCGATCGGGTTCCAAAAAATCGGTGAAATGGACGGTAGAATTCGTGGAAGGATCGGAAGAAGTGATACGTTTGAAGAGCTGCTATGGCaggtaataattaattaattagggcatattatgatgatgatgatgatgatgaattaaTTTGAATGGAACAGGTACCTGAAGGCCGAGGATGAGGAGTTCCTCCTGGGCGTGACGGGCAGAAAGGTCGTCCAATCCCTGCCGAGGAAGCTCGACTCCTCCGTGGAGTGGGAGCCCGTGCGAGACGGCATGCTGGTGAAGCTGAAGACGCGCTACGGCAACTATCTGCGCGCCAACGGGGGCCTGCCCCCCTGGCGCAACTCCATCACTCACGACATCCCTCACAGGCACCACGGCTGGATCCTCTGGGAGGTGGACGTGGTCGAGATTAGGCCTGAGTCGCCGCCTAAGATGGAGGCGAAGACGCCACACGAGTTGGAGAGATCGAGCTCCATGGACTTGGAGGATGAGGATTTGAGCTCTACTTCTTTCCATCTCACCTCACCGGATCACGTGGCTGGTGAAGATCATTACGGGAGGAAATCGGAAGGAAGGATGATATATTACAAGGTGGTTGACGAGGATGGGAATTTCAGCGCCGGGGAGGAGGAGTCGTTTCATTTTAAAGGCCACGGGCTGGAGGAGTTGGCGGAGAAGTTGGAGGACGTAACAGGGTTGGAGGACATAATCGTGTGTTCTAGAAACATCGTAAATGGGAAGCTGTATCCACTTAGGTTGGCGCTGCCTCCCAACAATGCCACTATGCATGTTGTTGTAGTTCCACCCACATCCACAGGTTCGTATCTTCTCATCATTTCTTCATGATCTAGCTATATATTCTGGTATTATAAGCTTAATTATGCTAACTCATTCATTGTTGTTTTGGCAGTGGCGAGTGAGTTCCTGCCACCATGCGGCTAAGAAGCCAAACACTTTGCTCGTATATTGTTAGTAGATAGTCAACTTTTGGCATGGCGCACATGTAGAGATGTGTATTCGTTTATTCGTGTTATGGAACCGTAATATATAGCTGCAAAGATATACATATGAGAGTATCCAATGCGTTTAGGACTAGAGGAAATTTGTATTTTTGGCAATATTAATTACTACTGGAACTAATGTTAACTATTTCCACAATCATCCAGTGATTTTCTGTCCCGTcactataaattaaattaacagGATCagatagaaataaaattaaatcatcCAAGCCCGGATGACGACCACCACTTTCTTCCTATTGCTATAGGTGAGATCCTTAAGGTTGCTACATGCAATTTTGTGGTTAATGATATGACCCCAGCCAGTACCAACATAGTAGAGGAAGAGCAGGATGAGATACATGAAGAAGAGGAGTCGAGCTTGGCCCAACGCCGGACACATCGGGAGATTAAGAGGCCCGCTCGCTTCAATACTTGAAGCCCATTAGAATTAggttttcttgttatttcctattttcctttttttcttcagTTGCTGCGTCACCTTATATATAAGGCTAGGGTTTGTCTTTGAAGGCATGTTATGAATATTTTAGTTGTGAACTGATTCTTGCGTGATCGTGAGAGTTTGTTTGGGAGTTTCACGTTCTCATTAACGTGATTATTAATACAACTCGTATTAATTGGTGCTTTCATTGACGTTCTCATGGCCCCCGACGCTCCTGAATGGCAAGCGCCGCTCACCGCCGTGCAAAAACAGATCGATGAACTGATTGCTCTATTCAAGATGTCCCACCAGTCGCACTCTTCCAACCCTGGCGACACTCATCCACCTCGCGGTCCACTGCTCCGTCTCGATGTTCCTCACTTCAACGGCGGCGATCCTCACTATTGGATTTTCAAAATCGAAGAATATTTTCAATATCACAATATTCCGGACGCCCAACGTCTTCAGATTATTGCCTTTCATCTGGATGGCAGAGCTTCCACATGGTTTCAGTGGCTGAAATTCCAAGGTATTCTCTCCTCATGGTCGGATTTTTTATCTCGCGTTCGCTCTCGTTTCGGGCCTTCTCAGTTCGAGGACCCCGAGGGTATGCTCGCCAAGCTTTCACAAAACGGATCTGTCGCGGACTACCAGTCCTCCTTCGAGGCTCTTATGGGCCGCACTCACGGCATCTCCGAGCCCTTATTGATCTCCTTCTATATTTCGGGTCTTCAACCATCGATCCGTCGAGAGTTACAGATGAACCGCCCTCATACTTTGGATGAGACTTTTTCTCTCGCCCGTATTTTTGAGAGCAAACACATGGATACTCAAATTGAGTCTCCCTTCTCAGGCTCGACCCACGTACCAACGGCTGCATCCGCGCCCGTTCCTCGGCGCGAGGGTACTACACCACTTCCAGTTCGGCGGCTCACTCCTGCTGAAACTCGTGAGAAACGCGAGCGCGGATTATGTTTCTATTGCGACCAAAAATGGAATCTATCCCATCGCTGCAAGAATAAAGGCACGATCATGCTTCTTGAGGGCGATGATTTCCCATCTGACGACGACAATCCCGTTTCCCCGGACTCCGATCCAGACACGAGTCTTATTATGGGCGATATCTCCAGCCTCCACTCACTATTTGGCATCACTCAGCCTCGTTCTCTTCGTCTTTGGGGCCACATGCATCATCACCGGTTTCAGGTAATGATCGACAACGGCAGTACTCATAATTTTATTAACCCTGCTCTTGCAGAACGCGTACAGTTTCCTCTCACGCCAATTCTGAAGTTCCGGGTCTCTATTGGCAACGGCGACTCAATTGTATGCCAACACAAGTGCACGGGTGTCACACTTGATCTTCAAGGAACTCCTTTCACGCTGGATTTATTTGTCTTATCTATCGAAGGACCGGATATCATTCTGGGCGTTCAATGGCTCCAAGAGTTGGGCCGCGTCACTCATGACTATAGTCGCAGCAGCATGGAATTTACTTGGCATGACAAACAAGTTATTTTGGAAGGTGATGCTTCGTTGGATTGTCGCCAAATCAACTTATCGATGCTTCAATCGTTCCTTGACTCCTCAGAAGTTGACTCTATTTTTGAGATATGGCTGGTCCGTGCTGACACTACCGCCGCTCCACTTGATCTGACCGGTGTTCCTTCGCCATTCCATAGTGTGCTACTCCAATTCTCTGATGTTTTTGCCGAGCCCTGCGACCTCCCTCCCCGTCGCCTATTTGATCACCGCATTCATCTAGAACAGGGTGTTAAACCCGTCAATGTTCGGCCATACCGTTATCCCCATTTTCAGAAGACCGAAATGGAACGATTGGTTCGCGACATGCTTGAGCAAGGCATAATCCGCCCTAGCCATAGCCTGTTCTCTTCCCCGGTGCTCCTGGTTAAGAAGAAGGACGGTACTTATCGATTTTGTGTTGACTACCGTGCTTTGAACGCGGTTACTATCAAAGATAAGTTCCCTATCCCTACGGTTGACGAACTCATTGATGAACTTGGCTGCTCTCGGCTCTTCTCTAAGCTCGATCTGCGCGCGGGTTTTCACCAAATTCGCTTCCATGAAAAGGATATCTTTAAGACAGCCTTTCGCACTCATGACGACCATTATGAGTTTCTCGTCATGCCCTTCAGATTGACGAATGCACCATCCACCTTCCAAGCCACCATGAACTATCTTCTCAAAACTTTCCTGCGCCGCTTTGTTGTCGTATTTTCGACGACATCCTCATCTACAGCCGCAATGAAACGGATCATATTGCTCATCTACGGGAGGTTCTCCAATGCCTCAAGGATAACTGGCTCTCCGTTAAGTTATCTAAGTGCACCTTCGGCACGCCGTCAGTCGAATACTTGGGACATATCGTCAGCACAGGCGAGCTCTGTGCTGACCCAACAAAAATCGCCGCCATGCTTGATTGGCCGCAGCCTACTACTGTCACGAAGTTTCGTGGGTTCCTTGGTTTAACGGGATATTATCACAAGTTCGTTCGCGATTATGCTTCTATTGCTTCTCCGTTGATAGACCTTCTCCGCAAAGATAATTTCACATGGACCGCCGCTGCCTCCTCGGCATTTGATGCGCTCAAACATGCCATGGCTTCCTCACCTGTCCTAAGGTTCCCCGATTTCTCCAAACCTTTCACCGTCGAGACAGATGCGTCAGATGTGGGTTTCGGTGCAGTGCTCCTTCAAGAGAATCTCCCCATTGCTTATCACAATCGCAAGATTGGTGCCCGTCTCCGTGGTGCCTCCACCTACGTCAAGGAACTTCATGCTATTAGTGAAGCCATTGGTAAATGGCGACAATATCTCCTCGGTTGTCGATTTGTCATCCGCACTGACCATCATAGCCTAAAGGAGCTCCTTCGCCAGCAACTTCACACTCCCGATCAACATCGGTACATCCGAAAGCTCTTAGGCTACGACTTTTCCATTGAGTACAAACTCGGAAAGCGTAATGTTGTTGCTGACGCCCTTTCGCGCGTTCCCTACAACGCGCCCGAGCCATCAGACGAGGATACTGTGCTCACACCTTCGTGCTTCACCATTCAGAGTACACCGATCTCCACTTTTCTTGATCAGTTACGCCTTGCCAATTCAGCAGATGTCGACTTCCTCTCTTATCATCAGCGTTTTCAGAATGGGAAACTCTCCCCCGATTATGATGTGGTTAACGATTTTCTCACTTATCAGCACAAGTATTTCATTACTCCTTCATCCCCCTTCAAGCAACAACTGCTCCAGGAGTACCACTGTTCCCCCGTTGGCGGTCATGGCGGCATAAAAAAGACCTTGGTTGGCCTTTCGACTCTCTTTCACTAGCCTCGCATGCGACGTGATGTGAAAGATTTCGTGCGAGCTTGCACGACCTGCTAACAAGTCAAGACTTTGACTACCGCTTCTGCCGGTCTTCTACAACCGTTACCTATCCCTGCTTTGGTATGGAATGAGCTCACTATGGATTTTATCACCCATATTCCCATCTCTCACGGCCATTCCGTTATTCTCGTCGTCGTGGATCGCCTCACCAAGGCCGCTCACTTTGGCCCTCTGTCCGCGGGTTTTACGGCCAGTAAAGTGGCCCGTCTTTTACTGACATGGTGGTTAAGTTACATGGTTTTCCATCATCAATAATCTCTGATCGCGATCCGGTTTTCATGAGCCGCTTTTAGGCAGAACTCTTCAAGCTTAGTGGGACGACTCTCAAGCATAGCTCGGCGTATCACCCTCAAACGGATGGCCAGTCCGAAGTTGTGAATCGCTGCTTGGAACAGTATTTACGTGCTATGACATCTGACTACCCCAATCGATGGGCTGACTATTTAGGGTGGGCTGAATTTCATTACAACACATCTTATCATTCCAGTATCTCTATGAGTCCTTTCCAGGCCGTTTATGGTCGTCTTCCGACTGTTATTCCTCGCTATACTCCAGGTGCCACTTCGGTAGACGCCTTGGATACGATGCTAGTGGAACGTGATCGTATTTTGCAGGTCTTGAAAGCAGCTTTGTCTTCGGCGCAACACCGCATGCAGCAGCAAGCCAACAAACATCGCCGCGATCTCACGTTTGAAGTTGGTGACTTGGTATGGGTCAAGTTACAATTATACCGCCAAGCTTCTGTTGCTCGTCGCCCTGCCCCTAAACTTGCCAAGCGTTATTTTGGGCCTTATCCGATTGTGGAGAAAATCAGAGCTGTGGCATATCGCTTGGACTTACCTGCGGGTAGTCGTATCCACCCAGTTTTTCACATCTCTCTACTCAAGCCATTCGTCGGAACAACCGCGGTTCCACTCAATCCGATTCCTATTGACTCGTCTGGTTTGCCTTCATTGGTACCTGTTGTCATCGTCTCGTCCCGGACTATTTTCCAGAACGACAGCCCCATTCCCCAAGTCTTGGTCCAATGGAAGGGCCTTCCACTGGATGCTGCCACTTGGGAATCTCTTGATTCCTTTCGCGCTTCTTTTCCGACTTTtcaccttgaggacaaggtggTTCTTGAGGATGGGGGAGTTGATATGACCCCAGCCAGTACCAACATAGTAGAGGAAGAGCAGGATGAGATACATGAAGAAGAGGAGTCGAGCTTGGCCCAACGCCGGACACGTTGGGAGATTAAGAGGCCCGCTCGCTTCAATACTTGAAGCCCATTAGAAT contains:
- the LOC130987386 gene encoding uncharacterized protein LOC130987386 isoform X2, with translation MQVSGIEFFKKAKSVRLKSHHNKFLTADSDEEHVIQDRSGSKKSVKWTVEFVEGSEEVIRLKSCYGRYLKAEDEEFLLGVTGRKVVQSLPRKLDSSVEWEPVRDGMLVKLKTRYGNYLRANGGLPPWRNSITHDIPHRHHGWILWEVDVVEIRPESPPKMEAKTPHELERSSSMDLEDEDLSSTSFHLTSPDHVAGEDHYGRKSEGRMIYYKVVDEDGNFSAGEEESFHFKGHGLEELAEKLEDVTGLEDIIVCSRNIVNGKLYPLRLALPPNNATMHVVVVPPTSTVASEFLPPCG